Proteins co-encoded in one Ammospiza caudacuta isolate bAmmCau1 chromosome 38, bAmmCau1.pri, whole genome shotgun sequence genomic window:
- the TYROBP gene encoding TYRO protein tyrosine kinase-binding protein gives MAPPGTLGLVLLLLAPGLAAAQSECSGCLPGPGPITALVVGDVILTLLIAGGAYWLAGRGRRAPPKPRPPEPDSHYQELQGARGDIYSELKR, from the exons ATGGCCCCCCCCGGGACCCTCggcctggtcctgctgctgctcg CCCCAGGATTGGCCGCGGCGCAGTCAG AATGTTCCGGGTGCCTCCCAGGGCCGGGACCAATCACGGCGCTCGTTGTTGGTGACGTCATCCTGACCCTGCTGATCGCGGGCGGAGCCTATTGgctggcggggcggggccgcagAG CCCCGCCCAAGCCCCGCCCCCCGGAGCCGGACTCGCActaccaggagctgcagggcgcGCGCGGGGACATCTACAGCGAGCTCAAGCGCTGA
- the LOC131570756 gene encoding synaptophysin-like protein 1: protein MMAAPRVSLRALKEPLGLSRGLQWFFSIFAFATCGGFEGSVTFSVTCAGGDNASQVTNVTAAYGYPFRLNQAVFQPSLTHLCNHTWPRDVHLVGDFSSAARFFVGVAVGAFLYSLGALGLYLGYLHLYRCAGSRLPLMDLLLSALLAALWLCASCAWAQGLAHVRRAAAAPLPHCPAHSGDVTCARAAATPMGGLGASVAFGFLNLLLWAGGSWFVYKETPLHRPAPPPEPSPAPM from the exons ATGATGGCGGCGCCGCGGGTGTCGCTGCGGGCGCTGAAGGAGCCGCTGGGGCTGAGCCGGGGCCTGCAGTGG TTTTTCTCCATCTTCGCTTTCGCCACCTGCGGCGGCTTCGAGGGCTCCGTCACCTTCAGCGTCACCTGCGCAGGCGGGGACAACGCGAGCCAGGTGACAAACGTGACGGCCGCCTACGGGTACCCCTTCAG GTTGAACCAGGCCGTGTTCCAGCCGTCGCTGACTCACCTGTGCAACCACACCTGGCCGCGGGACGTTCACCTGGTCGGGGATTTCTCGTCGGCCGCGCGATTCTTCGTGGGCGTGGCCGTGGGCGCCTTCCTGTACAGCCTGGGGGCGCTGGGGCTGTACCTGGGCTACCTGCACCTGTACAGGTGTGCGGGCTCACGGCTGCCTCTGATG GACCTGCTGCTGTCGGCGCTGCTGGCGGCGCTCTGGCTCTGCGCCTCCTGCGCCTGGGCCCAGGGCCTCGCCCACGTGCGccgggcggcggccgcgcccCTCCCCCACTGCCCCGCCCACAGCGGTGACGTCACCTGCGCGCGGGCGGCGGCCACGCCCatgggggggctgggggcgtCCGTG GCCTTCGGGTTCCTCAATCTCCTGCTCTGGGCCGGCGGCTCCTGGTTCGTCTACAAGGAGACCCCTCTgcaccgcccggccccgccccccgagCCGAGCCCCGCCCCCATGTga